One Oryza glaberrima chromosome 11, OglaRS2, whole genome shotgun sequence genomic region harbors:
- the LOC127755084 gene encoding disease resistance protein RGA5-like has translation MADSALSAVMGPLLSKMQIMVENESAQLREVKRRITSLQAELEAIRQFLPKAPEVDDPQTKVWMTELRELSYDIEDYVDKLMVNYAGSNPGFKPRRGKGLMARTRSLLNRARTNRRIDRELEELKGRVSQVSKQRDRLRLRADPAAAPPASDKIDGGASVDPRIQALFAEASRFEGMDGPRDELIDLLKEEEEESSESAARLKVVSIVGFGGLGKTTLAKQVFGAIGPQFDCQACVSVTQSYNTRGILTELLRQVQIQEDTIDEEGKWDERDLVNKIRESLQNRRYLLVLDDIWSLESWEIIKLALPMNSLCSRIITTTRVQRVAQSCCSHWNDVIYEIRPLSMHDSRRLFNTRIYGSEDSCPPDLVEVSDNILKKCAGVPLAIITIASLLATKGHTKEQWLKVGDSVGISFAGSTTLENMRHTLYLSYSDLPYHLRSCFLYLSVFPEDHVITRDRLVMRWIAEGFIVEEPGRNPKELGESYFNELINRSMIQPVHFGYDGQPEDCRVHDLVRDFIVSMSTEENFAISLGDQEPASISHNRIRRLALNNINEKQHFPDLVSQSQSHMRSLTVFGSLGSIPSLQNFSLLRVLDLEDCQNLGNQHFKEIGSLWQLRYLNIRHTRISELPDEILALKFLETLDLRGTGVLELQANVVQLHKLAFLLCDNRLRLPEGIGSMKTLHLVSQFDVLRNKIAVVEELGNLSNLTELVIWWSPSVDSDNIGIYERFASSLYRLNKLQSLTIHGTDSSVDLLDHLYHPIQELKKFKINKDCYLRRIPKWFRSLPNLSYVCIDVKEVKNKDLQLLLSLPSLIHLSLTSRVVPTEHLAIRSNGFLVLREFHLHSDWANLTFEPESMPKVERLFLAFNVLAAEKYGFSISIENLKYLKKFDVRINSEGANASQVKAVEDAIKNAADNHPNSPILSILTLGNLVNNEGRDEANKPVY, from the exons ATGGCGGATTCGGCTTTGTCCGCGGTCATGGGACCCCTGCTCTCGAAGATGCAGATCATGGTGGAGAATGAATCGGCGCAACTCAGGGAGGTCAAACGGCGGATCACATCCCTGCAAGCGGAGCTGGAGGCCATCCGCCAGTTCCTCCCCAAGGCGCCGGAGGTGGACGATCCTCAGACCAAGGTGTGGATGACGGAGCTCCGGGAGCTTTCGTACGACATAGAGGACTACGTCGACAAGCTCATGGTGAACTACGCCGGAAGCAACCCGGGGTTCAAGCCGCGGCGCGGCAAGGGGTTGATGGCGCGGACCAGGAGCTTGCTGAACAGGGCCAGGACCAACCGCCGAATCGACAGGGAGTTGGAGGAGCTCAAGGGCCGGGTCTCCCAGGTGAGCAAGCAGCGCGACAGGCTCCGCCTCCGCGCAGATCCGGCAGCAGCGCCGCCCGCAAGCGACAAGATTGACGGCGGCGCCTCCGTCGATCCTCGGATCCAAGCGCTCTTCGCAGAGGCCTCCAGATTTGAAGGTATGGACGGCCCGCGGGATGAGCTTATCGACCTTCtcaaagaggaggaggaagagtcTTCGGAGTCGGCAGCGCGGCTCAAGGTAGTCTCCATTGTTGGGTTTGGAGGCCTGGGGAAGACGACTCTTGCTAAACAGGTCTTTGGCGCAATCGGGCCACAATTTGACTGCCAAGCTTGTGTGTCTGTAACCCAAAGCTACAATACTCGGGGGATTCTCACTGAGCTACTTcgtcaagttcaaattcaggaGGATACTATCGACGAGGAAGGCAAATGGGATGAGAGGGATCTCGTCAACAAGATCAGAGAATCCCTGCAAAATCGACG GTACTTGCTCGTTCTTGATGATATATGGAGCTTGGAATCATGGGAAATCATTAAGCTTGCTCTGCCTATGAATAGTTTATGCAGTAGGATAATCACAACAACTCGAGTTCAAAGGGTTGCTCAATCATGCTGCTCTCATTGGAATGATGTTATTTATGAGATTAGGCCTCTCAGCATGCATGACTCCAGAAGGCTGTTCAACACAAGAATCTATGGGTCTGAGGATAGTTGCCCTCCAGACTTGGTAGAAGTATCTGATAATATCTTGAAGAAATGTGCTGGTGTGCCACTTGCCATAATCACTATTGCTAGTTTATTGGCCACGAAAGGACATACGAAGGAGCAATGGTTGAAGGTGGGGGATTCTGTTGGTATATCTTTTGCAGGAAGTACAACACTTGAAAATATGCGGCACACGTTATACCTCAGTTACTCTGACCTTCCTTACCATCTCAGGTCATGCTTTTTGTACCTAAGTGTTTTTCCAGAGGATCATGTAATTACCCGTGATCGTTTAGTGATGAGATGGATAGCTGAAGGATTCATAGTTGAAGAACCTGGTAGAAATCCAAAGGAATTAGGAGAGAGTTACTTCAACGAGCTTATCAATAGGAGCATGATCCAACCAGTTCACTTTGGCTATGATGGTCAACCAGAGGATTGTCGAGTCCATGACTTGGTGCGTGACTTCATCGTATCCATGTCAACTGAAGAGAACTTTGCAATATCTTTAGGTGATCAGGAACCTGCATCTATATCACATAACAGAATTCGCCGCTTAGCCCTCAACAATATCAATGAGAAACAACATTTCCCAGATTTAGTGTCCCAATCTCAATCTCATATGCGGTCACTAACTGTCTTTGGCAGTTTGGGATCAATACCTTCTCTTCAGAATTTCAGTCTTTTGCGGGTGTTAGACTTGGAAGATTGCCAGAATTTGGGCAACCAACATTTCAAGGAGATTGGTAGTCTCTGGCAGCTAAGGTACTTGAACATCCGGCACACCCGCATCAGTGAGCTCCCAGATGAAATTTTGGCGCTAAAATTCTTGGAGACACTGGATCTTCGAGGTACTGGGGTTctagaattgcaagccaatgtCGTGCAGCTTCATAAGCTAGCATTTCTACTTTGTGACAACAGGTTGAGGTTGCCAGAAGGTATAGGGAGCATGAAAACACTTCACCTTGTGTCACAGTTTGATGTTCTAAGGAACAAAATTGCTGTTGTAGAAGAGCTTGGTAATCTGTCCAATCTAACAGAGCTTGTAATATGGTGGTCTCCCAGCGTGGACTCTGATAATATCGGTATATATGAACGATTTGCATCATCACTTTACAGATTGAACAAGCTCCAATCCCTGACTATACATGGGACTGACAGTTCTGTGGACCTCTTAGATCACCTGTATCACCCTATACAGGAACTGAAGAAGTTCAAAATCAACAAGGACTGTTATCTTAGAAGGATTCCAAAGTGGTTCAGATCACTTCCAAACCTCTCCTATGTTTGCATTGATGTCAAGGAAGTAAAGAATAAAGACCTGCAGTTGCTCTTAAGTCTACCTTCACTTATCCATCTATCTCTGACATCAAGAGTTGTGCCAACAGAACACCTTGCCATCCGTAGCAACGGATTCTTGGTTCTACGGGAGTTTCATTTGCATTCTGATTGGGCAAACCTAACCTTTGAGCCAGAGTCTATGCCAAAGGTTGAAAGGCTGTTCCTTGCATTCAATGTCTTAGCTGCTGAGAAGTACGGGTTCTCTATCAGCATTGAAAACCTCAAATACCTAAAGAAATTTGACGTCAGAATCAATAGTGAAGGTGCCAATGCTTCGCAAGTGAAAGCTGTGGAAGATGCCATAAAAAATGCTGCAGACAACCATCCAAACTCCCCTATACTTAGCATTCTGACATTGGGAAACTTGGTTAATAACGAAGGAAGGGACGAAGCAAACAAACCTGTATATTGA
- the LOC127755600 gene encoding uncharacterized protein LOC127755600, with translation MDLDLDRKQIKRCVVAFLPPPEEEDAGEEIRVVPCPAAAAEEERRRSSKRKGKRCASNGSKPAGTLVPADGEEMILVPPGKLALSKNLVDKILSLERMELPHVAGIVDDGNPNPSEADKALRRCVLDLDRDNKRHQDKLAACQAIIRRVRHGKGYAVVDNRLDFRVAVCRAEGVFLLPCHIADLIPAGFDLVSN, from the coding sequence ATGGACCTGGACCTGGACCGTAAGCAAATCAAGCGTTGCGTCGTCGccttcctgccgccgccggaggaggaggatgccggTGAGGAGATCCGTGTGGTGCCGTGCCCTGCCGCTgctgcggaggaggagaggcggcgatCTTCcaagaggaaggggaagaggtgCGCCTCCAATGGAAGCAAGCCTGCGGGGACGCTGGTGCCGGCCGATGGCGAGGAGATGATCCTGGTCCCGCCCGGGAAGCTCGCGCTGTCGAAGAATCTGGTCGACAAGATCCTCTCCCTGGAGAGGATGGAGCTGCCCCACGTCGCCGGCATCGTCGACGACGGCAACCCGAACCCGTCGGAGGCGGACAAGGCGCTCAGGAGGTGCGTGCTCGACCTGGACAGGGACAACAAGAGGCACCAGGACAAGCTCGCCGCGTGCCAGGCGATCATACGGCGCGTCCGCCATGGCAAGGGCTACGCCGTCGTCGACAACCGCCTCGACTTCAGGGTCGCCGTGTGCAGGGCCGAGGGCGTCTTCCTGCTCCCCTGCCATATCGCCGATCTTATCCCCGCGGGGTTTGATCTTGTCTCCAATTGA
- the LOC127755114 gene encoding uncharacterized protein LOC127755114 translates to MADRRAYLKRCVVALAAAAEDAGEKIALMPCTAAHCVEQFAADKAMAARGSKRSGGTLVPVDGEEAILVPRGKLALSKKLVDKILSLERRELPHVADLLKDGGGGGDPNPSEAEKLLRKSVREMDRYNKKREDKLAECQAIIRRVRHGKGGYAVVDNNLEMRVAVSKAEGIFLDDAEMTDLIIDEGFNLASN, encoded by the coding sequence ATGGCCGACAGGCGGGCTTACCTCAAGCGTTGCGTCgtcgcgctggcggcggcggcggaggatgccGGCGAGAAGATCGCGTTGATGCCCTGCACCGCCGCCCATTGCGTGGAGCAGTTCGCCGCCGACAAAGCTATGGCGGCGAGAGGCTCAAAGCGAAGCGGCGGTACGCTGGTGCcggtcgacggcgaggaggcgatcCTGGTCCCGCGCGGGAAGCTCGCGCTGTCGAAGAAGCTGGTCGACAAGATCCTCTCCCTGGAGCGGAGGGAGCTGCCCCACGTCGCCGACCTCctcaaggacggcggcggcggcggcgacccgaaCCCGTCGGAGGCGGAGAAGTTGCTCAGGAAGAGCGTGCGGGAGATGGACAGGTACAACAAGAAGCGCGAGGACAAGCTCGCGGAGTGCCAGGCGATCATACGGCGCGTCCGCCATGGCAAGGGCGGCTACGCCGTCGTCGACAACAACCTGGAGATGAGAGTCGCCGTCTCCAAAGCTGAGGGTATCTTTCTGGATGACGCCGAGATGACCGATCTAATTATTGATGAGGGATTTAACCTTGCCTCCAACTGA
- the LOC127754536 gene encoding GRF1-interacting factor 2-like isoform X1 — translation MQQQMAMPAGAAAAAVPPAAGITTEQIQKYLDENKQLILAILENQNLGKLAECAQYQAQLQKNLLYLAAIADAQPPQNPGSRPQMMQPGATPGAGHYMSQVPMFPPRTPLTPQQMQEQQQQQLQQQQAQALAFPGQMLMRPGTVNGMQSIPVADPARAADLQTAAPGSVDGRGNKQDATSEPSGTESHKSAGADNDAGGDIAEKS, via the exons ATGCAGCAGCAGATGGCCATGCCGgcgggggccgccgccgccgcggtgccgccggcggccggcatcACCACCGAGCAGATCCAAAAG TATTTGGATGAAAATAAACAGCTAATTTTGGCCATCCTGGAAAATCAAAACCTAGGGAAGTTGGCTGAATGTGCTCA GTACCAAGCTCAGCTTCAAAAGAATCTCTTGTATCTGGCTGCCATTGCAGATGCCCAACCACCTCAGAATCCAGGAAGTCGCCCTCAG ATGATGCAGCCTGGTGCTACCCCAGGTGCTGGGCATTACATGTCCCAAGTACCGATGTTCCCTCCAAGAACTCCCTTAACCCCACAACAGAtgcaagagcagcagcagcagcaactccAGCAACAGCAAGCTCAGGCTCTAGCCTTCCCCGGCCAGATGCTAATGAGACCAGGTACTGTCAATGGCATGCAATCTATCCCAGTTGCTGACCCTGCTCGCGCAGCCGATCTTCAGACGGCAGCACCGGGCTCGGTAGATGGCCGAGGAAACAAGCAGGATGCAACCTCGGAGCCTTCCGGGACCGAGAGCCACAAGAGTGCGGGAGCAGATAACGACGCAGGCGGTGACATAGCGGAGAAGTCCTGA
- the LOC127754535 gene encoding uncharacterized protein LOC127754535, producing MADHQPAASSPKRKKKHSKKPEDSNATVDDSLAAAASPSPKKKEKHSKKKREAIDATMAAASPKKKEKKHSKKQEDTNVPEKKREVVHVTVDASLTGAAAAGAAPVVAYFPTGYDPLAAGGGRKGREAPRTRLFRHTKHPSRIELVVGAATGGGGGPDFVGRSYAGEAVLPQLTGYALGVLDKASGTLKVVPIAANKILRLEPHLEVQKLAHSQHSGAVGEAVSSAGDADLKVQDITKAFGTQKDKAKDIKWQSLNEQRNDPSAFMDLDLGNADTSVGANESQEPTVRNIPPYDPAADTSERAYLFDEIIPKSIRPHLVDIIGHFESGEISSKGYGSFVSNRVNKLQELQGEDKERLAWILSYITHLLSLLARNSSMSKRHRKENQATSGPVIPQYVYRKMVLMFTEPGSSALSTEKHELLINYILVLTLYADDFRSDPKDICEDLKMTRQMIKPYYDQLGCKSSSAGAFKSSVMTLPAPLKFPKEATRRKRRRF from the exons ATGGCGGACCAccagcccgccgcctcctcccccaagaggaagaagaagcactCCAAGAAGCCGGAGGACAGCAATGCCACCGTCGAcgactccctcgccgccgccgcctccccctcccccaagaagaaggagaagcacTCCAAGAAGAAGCGGGAAGCCATCGAtgccaccatggccgccgcctcccccaagaagaaggagaagaagcacTCCAAGAAGCAGGAAGACACCAATGTCCCCGAGAAGAAGCGGGAAGTCGTCCATGTCACCGTGGACGCCtccctcaccggcgccgccgccgcgggcgcagCCCCCGTCGTCGCCTACTTCCCGACCGGCTACGACCccctggccgccggcggcggcaggaaggGTAGAGAGGCCCCCCGCACGAGGCTGTTCCGCCACACGAAGCACCCATCCCGCATCGAGCTCGTGGTCGGCGCCGCcactggtggcggcggagggccgGACTTCGtcgggcggagctacgccggcgaggccgtgcTGCCGCAGCTCACTGGCTACGCGCTCGGTGtccttgacaaggcctccggcACCCTCAAGGTCGTCCCCATCGCCGCCAACAAG ATTCTTAGGCTAGAGCCGCACCTTGAAGTGCAGAAACTGGCGCATTCGCAGCACTCTGGGGCAGTAGGGGAGGCAGTATCATCAGCAGGAGATGCTGACTTGAAGGTACAGGATATTACCAAGGCGTTTGGAACCCAGAAAGACAAGGCCAAG GATATTAAGTGGCAGTCATTAAATGAACAAAGGAATGATCCTTCTGCTTTTATGGACCTTGACCTTGGGAATGCTGATACCAGTGTGGGTGCTAATGAAAGTCAAGAACCAACTGTACGGAACATTCCACCTTATGATCCTGCAGCAGATACATCAGAAAGGGCATATCTTTTTGATGAGATTATTCCAAAGAGTATAAGGCCGCACCTTGTGGATATTATAGGACATTTTGAGTCAGGAGAAATTTCTTCAAAAGGCTATGGGAGTTTTGTGTCAAATCGTGTTAATAAATTACAGGAGCTTCAG GGTGAAGATAAGGAGAGGCTTGCTTGGATACTGTCCTACATCACACATCTCCTGTCCCTGCTGGCACGGAACAGCTCCATGTCCAAGCGGCACAGAAAGGAAAACCAGGCTACCAGTGGACCAGTGATCCCACAGTATGTATATCGTAAGATGGTGCTAATGTTTACGGAACCTGGATCTAGCGCCTTGTCAACAGAGAAACACGAGCTTCTGATCAACTACATTCTCGTACTCACGCTCTACGCTGATGACTTCAGATCCGACCCTAAGGATATATGTGAAGACCTGAAAATGACCCGCCAGATGATTAAACCATATTATGACCAGCTGGGATGCAAATCTTCGTCGGCCGGTGCATTTAAATCCTCTGTAATGACACTTCCAGCTCCCCTCAAGTTCCCAAAAGAAGCTACAAGGAGAAAGCGACGAAGGTTCTGA
- the LOC127754536 gene encoding GRF1-interacting factor 2-like isoform X2, whose product MQQQMAMPAGAAAAAVPPAAGITTEQIQKYLDENKQLILAILENQNLGKLAECAQYQAQLQKNLLYLAAIADAQPPQNPGSRPQPGATPGAGHYMSQVPMFPPRTPLTPQQMQEQQQQQLQQQQAQALAFPGQMLMRPGTVNGMQSIPVADPARAADLQTAAPGSVDGRGNKQDATSEPSGTESHKSAGADNDAGGDIAEKS is encoded by the exons ATGCAGCAGCAGATGGCCATGCCGgcgggggccgccgccgccgcggtgccgccggcggccggcatcACCACCGAGCAGATCCAAAAG TATTTGGATGAAAATAAACAGCTAATTTTGGCCATCCTGGAAAATCAAAACCTAGGGAAGTTGGCTGAATGTGCTCA GTACCAAGCTCAGCTTCAAAAGAATCTCTTGTATCTGGCTGCCATTGCAGATGCCCAACCACCTCAGAATCCAGGAAGTCGCCCTCAG CCTGGTGCTACCCCAGGTGCTGGGCATTACATGTCCCAAGTACCGATGTTCCCTCCAAGAACTCCCTTAACCCCACAACAGAtgcaagagcagcagcagcagcaactccAGCAACAGCAAGCTCAGGCTCTAGCCTTCCCCGGCCAGATGCTAATGAGACCAGGTACTGTCAATGGCATGCAATCTATCCCAGTTGCTGACCCTGCTCGCGCAGCCGATCTTCAGACGGCAGCACCGGGCTCGGTAGATGGCCGAGGAAACAAGCAGGATGCAACCTCGGAGCCTTCCGGGACCGAGAGCCACAAGAGTGCGGGAGCAGATAACGACGCAGGCGGTGACATAGCGGAGAAGTCCTGA